Genomic DNA from Bombus affinis isolate iyBomAffi1 chromosome 8, iyBomAffi1.2, whole genome shotgun sequence:
CAACTTATTTTGCGAGTCACGCCCGTATAAATTTACCGCAGATCGTTCctcactcgaaatggtcttttgCGCCCACTTGTCTAACATTATTTCGCGTTGCTACCATATACGGGGCAGCATCATTCACAAAACAGTAAAATTCTATCGAGTTGCGGTGTGTCACGTGGGCGTTACATGCAACAGCTTCATTGTTTCACCGAACAATAACTGTAACACGTTCTCTTCTGTTTATCTTCGACCGTTGGACAACCGCACAAAATGTGACGATTGTCGGTCGCTTCTGGGCTACCTTCGAATGGAAGAGaaaaaagcaataaaaaaaaGCAGGgaagaaatttcttttatatataaaaaaatcgtTTCATCAAAGATTTATTCATTGATGAAGATTATTAGAGAGTAAGATGTACAAGCTTTATTACatagatttatataataaaaagagTGTGTTTATTTTCTAGGTGCTCCATACGCATCCGGCATTCTTTCTATGGTGTACCTATGGTGAGCAACATACATTATAGGTACACCAGGTATTTTTCGTATTCTCCTCTTTAGATCTTTGTCATTAGTTGCCACAATGTAGCATTTATGCTAAAAAATTGCAGTATTGTAAgtactataaattataaatactgTTAGGTAGACTTTTGATTTTGGAACAAATTATACTCACTTGAGTTACTCTATTGACGATACAGTCATCCGCATACGTGCCTTTGTGCATACAGTTTAACCTTTCAAATCTAGGATCTTTCATAATCCTTAAAGCTATTTTATACTTTTGGCCCAGTTTCTCCATTTCACCCAACACACAATCCGTTATATATGGAATGCATTTAGCATAAAGGCATTCCATCATATTTTCTATGAtatctaatttatttttaatagagaaatttataaaatttgtatctaCCAAAATATGATAAGGAGGTCCTAGTTGTGTGTTATAATGGAAAAATAATGCAGAGGATTGCTGGGGACTATAATAACATCATaatgatataattttataatctaatattataaaaatattacaacacATACAAGAATACTTACGCTtctgttattttaatttcagttggattttcttttttaacttttcTTGGTGGTGCACGATGCTCTGGTTTTCTACAAATCGTAAATATGCATTCTGTAGGTGGTTTTACATAGTAATACTTTTTTACTTTGTGACTGATAATAGAATTGACTTACATTCTTGAATCTGTCAGACTTATCATTCTTTTCATTTGTGCAAATCTTTGTATAACAAATTTTCGCGTCCTCTTATTTTTTCCCTGTACATTTCAAATAAgttgaaaaataactttatgtTTTGACGTATAAGTTAAacaaaattattgtaatatcaaaatttaaaaaCATAACCTAAATACGCGCTTAACATATTTtataagaaatgtaatattttataaataaaatgttatttaccattttttatgtttaatattcaatactctattatatttacaataaaaattagTATATCGATAAtctaatttttcatttcaaaatatataCTGCGTTATAAATCACGTGCAAAAATTGTTCAGTACTACCAACACTagtattttctgtttaattaTCTATTACCCATACCAACTTAAAATATGAACCTGATTGTAATATATACCTTAAAATTCCCATCCATGTGAAACTACCCGTAGAATATGTGCGCTGTTAAGTGGCTCCACATAGTGTAGATATTGGCGTGGTAAAAATGAATTGTGCAGCAACGTAGCCAAGATAACGAACAAAGAGAATTTAGTAACAAATTTattgattaaatattaaaattatttatcaattataattataatcaatTTGTATATTCACTTTTATTGCCATAGAATAAAACATTACTAAGACATAAATCACTCGCTTTGTTATatgataaatttcaataaaatcaatttttattaaataaatattacataaatttatattggATCGTAAATAGAATGCTCTTTTTTaattgattttaattaattaatccatATATATAAGTACAGAAAACAACGATTGGAAAATAAGGGAAAATTGTAACGCTGAACTCAGTCTAGATGTATTTCCTAACAGCGCAAAAGTTGTTATAGTTCAAAGTTTTCTCAAGTTGTAATtaagttattaaaatataattatttgtttTAAAGGTTATTTCGTTCAAGTTTTTGTTCATTTCTAGGCAACCTGTTAATTTCATCAAACCattcaatttcaaatttcgCAGACACAAGCAGAGTGCTTTTACACTTGATGAGTAACAACCCAACCTGAAATTTTCCGAATACCTGAACAGCCATGCAACGATCTCGTATACTGACAAACGAGATAGTTATAAattcaagaaaaattaattgattCCTTTACCTATTAATGTAGATTACATACTACATTGTACTACAATTACATACTATATGACAATTATCTTTTCATCATAATTCATAACTGTAATTTGAACAGATGCACAAGATAttcttaaattttaatattttatattttcgcgCGCTTTTTATTATTGATCGGAAGTAAATTAAACCATCTTCCTTGCTGACCCACCATCTTGTTTCCGCTTTGTGGTAATGAAACAGAATTGTGTGTAGGATATTTCGTGAAGCTTAGTATATTTTGCCCTTTATTAAAACGGATTAAGTACAGAGGAAAATACATTAAAGTATTACCATTTTTACCAATATATTATCATTGTTGctatagatataatatatataatttgattAAATGCACAAAAGAATTATTTATGTCTTAATGGTTCTATAACTATCGAAATTTGCAATGATCGTTGCACTTTGTTTGTGATCCTTTGTGTTTTTGTGTTGCCTAATTTGTAAAAGATGCCGAAAAAATCAAGTAAACCGCAAAGGGGTGGCCGAGGTGGAAGACTTGGAAATTTTGAGGATAAACATTATTTTGGTATATTTTTCGTCATTACTCGTGATAAACTTAGGTGAAATTGGTCGTGTCTATATTAATTTTTTGCTTTACACAGGGCACGATGACCGTGTACTCAGAAATGACAGAGGTTCATATCTTGGTAATAGGCCTAGAGTATCATTCAAAACACAAGTAAGACCAACAAGGGATGTGCCTAGAAGTCTGACATTAGCATGCTTAGATGAAGATGTACAAATGGCAACAAGttccaataataataataataatagtaggcAAGTTATTATAACAGGAAGAAATAGAAGGATGCAACGTGGAAGAAATAGCCCTGTGCCTCATAGAAGATATAGGACTAGTTTAGCTCCTAGATCTAAGCGATTTCCTATAGGAGAAATTAATTGGTATAAAGTTACTGTAAGTATATCAGgacataaattttaatattcaattcaGTTTTAGTTTTAATCATAAAAATCATTTTTGACTACAGATACCATATGGACATAAATATGATAaagattatataataaataatcttCTTAGTTATATAGCACCGGAAACTTTTCTTCCAATAATGGTAAATATGAAACATTTcaattacattttataattacaaataatataacTACAAAGTGTTAACTCTGTGCaaaatgtaaaaatttgtcaacaGTATCGGGTTTTTGGAAGTGAAGCCAATTTTTATGTAGATGATGAGAAAATAGCAGTTGCGTTACTTGACTGTGATCGTAAAATTACAACTACTGATGGATACAAATTATTAGTAAGAGTCTCAAAATCACCGTTTCCTCAATGTGAAATTGATGCCAAACTGAAAGAAAGATTGAAACAAGCCATGGCTAAACGATATATGCATGCTACAAATGCACTAGACTTGTCAAGGTTTCACAGAGATCCaggttagaaaaatttaaagTAATGTTTTATACATAAATTTCTTGTATGGAATATGTAGTAATTTTGATTGTTATAGATCTTATTTCCGACTACTTTTGTGCACTATTCCAATCTCCAATATTAAAAGCAGTATTAGACATTGTATCAGAATACATACCAGATTTAGAGGCATTAAATTTGGATGGAAATAAGTTACAGACAAtccaaaatttaaatattctgaatagaaaatttttaaaGTTAAAGATACTGTATATTGGAGATAACAGGGTATGTAATTTAAGCTGATATAAGCTATGAGTATTTTATCGTTTATATCATAGTGATTGATTCAATATATAATTAACGTTTTGTAGATAAAAGATATTAATCAATTGGATATTATCAAAGATCTGAAATTGGAAGAGCTTAAATTGGCAGGGaaccctatatgcaacaaatatAAATCTCGGCAAAATGACTACATTAGGTaatgtattattttaataaGATCTTCCTTTTCACAATGATGGGATTCTCCATGTCTGGATTGACTGATACAGtttacaaattttaattaatactaACAATTAAGAGTATATACACTAAAAATATCAacctatttatttattagaatatctaTCATATTTTTGAGTTGTATGAAATGAAGTAATAAGTAGCTCTTGAAAATTCCAAATTATTTATGCATTTCCATTATATTAAACCTTTCATTAATAAGGCAAATATTTCTGTTATTACGATTAACTTGGAGCTTCCGGGCTTCTGGCTTTTCTTTCCTGACAACAGCGACGTGCGGAAAAGGTTTCCTAAACTCCTGCGACTGGTAAGTAATAAACGATAATCGTATTATCAATCACTATACTtcataaaatatagaaataactacttttaatattttataaggaTGGTATGGATCTCCCAAAGCCAATCTTATTCGATGTAGTGGACGAAGGAAACAAAATACCCCTTTCTCAGAGGATGTTTGTTGCAAATGCAAAAGCACAAGAAGTTGCTAGTCAATTTCTACAGCAGTACTTTCTCATATTTGATAGTGAGAATCGCCAACCATTGCTAGATGCGTATGTCGAACATGCGTGTTTTAGCATGACCGTGTCTTATCCTCCTCACTATACTAATAAGTAAGTTTCTGCATACGGATTAACTCAAAAATAAACGACATATATTTTACTAATAAACGGGATATTATAGATTAAATGGCTACCTAATGGAAAATAGAAATCTAATGGAAAATAAGAATCTAATGGACAATAGAAACCTCTACAGAACAAACGATACAAACAGAAAGCAGAAGTTATTAAAACATGGTCGTTTGCCTGTAGTTTCATTTATTTCCGAAATGCCACGAACTTCCCACTATTTGAATACTTTCACAATGGACATCAGCCTGATTACAGTAAGATCTTATTTCTTTGTAAACAAAAACGAAATGTGCAACCTATTCGTTGTGTTATACAGCAGCTTTATATTTCTAGGACGGAATAATGTTGATTACAGTTACTGGACTGTTCAAAGAGCTTGACAAGAAGGAACAGCCTGTTCGTTACTTTAATCGAACCTTTATAATAGTACCAGAAGGAAATGGTTACTGTATTCGAAATGAACAACTACATATCAGTCAACCGACAGACGCACAATTAAAACAATTGAGTAGTCAACCACAAACGCAAATGATCCAGGATCCAGGATCACAGACTCCTTCGATTAGCGGCAACGAAAAATCATTAACGGTTCAATTATCCGAAGACGTAAAACAACAAATGACGATGACGCTTAGCCAACAAACAAACATGAACTTAGAATGGAGTTTAAAGTGTTTAGAAGAAGTATCATGGAATTATGACAATGCGCTTTCTGCGTTTCAAGAATTTTACAAGCGGGGACAAGTACCAGCGGAAGCAtttaataaataagaatataataCATGAAAAAGTAAGAGTTAGAGAAATTTCAATCTTATTCGTTATTTTTTTCTGCTGCATGTGTCTTTACAGTACATGATACATTTGTATCGTAACCAGTGTAAAGGTGCAGTTTTTCTAGATAttagttctttttcttttctttaatatGTGTTACAAATGGATATTGACTTTTTTTTCTTGCTTTATAATTATAAGAAATTACTGCTTAAAGTCTTATGCGTTTATTGTCTTTATAGCGAATAAAAAGAGGATTGTTGTAAAATACTGAAAGCAGCCAATAATTTTTTCCACAAAGTAATGTGTTTAACAGCAGTCTTCTTTTTATGTCAATGAAATGCATAATGCTTTTATCATTAAAGAATACaagatgtatattatttttatttgaagAGTAGTTGTCTTTCGTAAGTTAAAATTTAGCCATGATTTTTAGCTTTAAAAAATTTCAGGGAATGTTAATACTAGTGTGTGATACAATTGATTTTGACTTTCATTTTTGTATGTCTGAAGTTTCATAGAGCGATGAAATATTCCAAACTTCacattttaatttcttataattatttacaacatataattataattcaCTTTTGGAATTATATCGAATATGAGCATTGTGTTCATTATGAGAAACACAAATAATACTTAGATTTCTCGCACTGCTAATTCGATTAGGAATCCTATTTCGTATGTGTATAATGATGCGCATTTTATATTATGATTCAAGTAATCTATATCTGATACGTTTCCATCCGAGAATACGTGTGCGATAGTACTCTAACGTTTGTAAATAGACAATTTTATAATACTATGTAATTATTTGTGCCTTTCTTTGATTAAACTCTCAAATGAAATGAGCATCATTATGTATTTGATATAgattaatttacattaaatttaatatacaatatCATGAATGTATAATCTTAGAAAGATTATATCACATCTTACTTCATATCATGCTGGTTGtttctatttataataaatatgttaCATAATTTTATGAACATTTAAATAATGAAAACATCTATCACATAACACGAAAAAAAATCTATTCTCTCTGTAGCGAATTTCTTTAATCAGTTTGATATTGAAGTTATTGTGATAAAATAGTTCTAGCAAAAGAATTTAACATCGATAATAAAAGAGATACGAATCAACCAGCTTGAAACGTTTGTATCAGTTGTTAGGAATTGAAATACCGTGTTAATTTTATACCTTTCGAAATTTGCGCAAATTTATATATAGATGCATTGTTAATATCTATATCCATCATTATATGTTCAGTCAAATCTGCAAATCCAAAGATTAGCTACAGTTCGTGAGCATAAATTATTCGTTGGTATCCATAAAGAACGCGCGTTTAATAAAACGATATCACTTTATTATGTTACACATATCCAGAGGATAAAGATGAACTATGTTAACTACTACACAATATGTAATCTATTCAATTTATTCATTTCTGAAAATGGTCGAATCGCCTTTGTGACGAAAGAGAAGGACGCTGATGAAAGAACGAAAAACAATAGTTCTGATGGATCAGCTGGAATTCTAACAAGAAAGTTTGATCTCCTTTCTTGTCAA
This window encodes:
- the LOC126919276 gene encoding rRNA-processing protein FCF1 homolog codes for the protein MGKNKRTRKFVIQRFAQMKRMISLTDSRIKPEHRAPPRKVKKENPTEIKITEAPQQSSALFFHYNTQLGPPYHILVDTNFINFSIKNKLDIIENMMECLYAKCIPYITDCVLGEMEKLGQKYKIALRIMKDPRFERLNCMHKGTYADDCIVNRVTQHKCYIVATNDKDLKRRIRKIPGVPIMYVAHHRYTIERMPDAYGAPRK
- the LOC126919230 gene encoding nuclear RNA export factor 1-like, which gives rise to MPKKSSKPQRGGRGGRLGNFEDKHYFGHDDRVLRNDRGSYLGNRPRVSFKTQVRPTRDVPRSLTLACLDEDVQMATSSNNNNNNSRQVIITGRNRRMQRGRNSPVPHRRYRTSLAPRSKRFPIGEINWYKVTIPYGHKYDKDYIINNLLSYIAPETFLPIMYRVFGSEANFYVDDEKIAVALLDCDRKITTTDGYKLLVRVSKSPFPQCEIDAKLKERLKQAMAKRYMHATNALDLSRFHRDPDLISDYFCALFQSPILKAVLDIVSEYIPDLEALNLDGNKLQTIQNLNILNRKFLKLKILYIGDNRIKDINQLDIIKDLKLEELKLAGNPICNKYKSRQNDYISDVRKRFPKLLRLDGMDLPKPILFDVVDEGNKIPLSQRMFVANAKAQEVASQFLQQYFLIFDSENRQPLLDAYVEHACFSMTVSYPPHYTNKLNGYLMENRNLMENKNLMDNRNLYRTNDTNRKQKLLKHGRLPVVSFISEMPRTSHYLNTFTMDISLITDGIMLITVTGLFKELDKKEQPVRYFNRTFIIVPEGNGYCIRNEQLHISQPTDAQLKQLSSQPQTQMIQDPGSQTPSISGNEKSLTVQLSEDVKQQMTMTLSQQTNMNLEWSLKCLEEVSWNYDNALSAFQEFYKRGQVPAEAFNK